In Sphingobacteriaceae bacterium, the following proteins share a genomic window:
- the gldD gene encoding gliding motility lipoprotein GldD — protein MNFKVLIFCVLVSITLISCDEEEEVYAPRPRGYCRIDFPEKSYRVYDSICPYKFEIPLYSHFVQDKHKGAEPCWLNLEFPKFKATIHLSYKAVNNDLANHLENSHYFANKHQVKATGLDEVVILRDSAKVYGLLFDIAGNTASPLQFYLTDSTKHFLRGALYFNSVPNIDSLKIVVDFIRADVLHMINSTSWKKDDAVTQKK, from the coding sequence ATGAATTTTAAAGTTTTAATTTTTTGTGTGCTAGTTAGCATAACGCTTATTTCCTGCGATGAGGAAGAGGAAGTTTACGCTCCCCGACCTCGTGGATACTGCCGCATTGACTTTCCTGAAAAAAGCTATAGAGTTTATGATAGCATTTGCCCCTACAAATTTGAAATTCCACTTTATTCGCATTTTGTGCAGGACAAACACAAGGGTGCGGAGCCTTGCTGGTTAAATCTCGAGTTCCCTAAGTTTAAAGCCACTATTCATTTAAGTTATAAAGCGGTTAATAATGATCTGGCAAATCATCTTGAAAATTCTCATTACTTTGCCAATAAACATCAGGTAAAAGCCACGGGGTTAGATGAAGTTGTTATTTTACGTGACAGCGCTAAAGTTTACGGATTACTTTTTGATATTGCGGGAAACACCGCATCACCATTACAATTTTATCTTACAGACAGTACAAAACATTTTTTGAGAGGGGCTCTCTATTTTAATAGTGTTCCCAATATTGATTCACTTAAAATTGTAGTGGATTTTATCAGAGCAGATGTTTTGCACATGATTAACAGCACAAGCTGGAAAAAAGATGATGCCGTAACGCAAAAAAAATAA
- a CDS encoding peptidase S41: MPLYFALVLAAGVGIGYYFTFSSALSGKTATFHTKGQNNKISNLLDYIEMQYVDTINREQLENKTILSMLKSLDPHSDFIPASDFSAVNEPLEGNFDGIGVEFNIINDTLRVITPIIGGPSEKLGIKAGDKIIKVNGKSIAGIKVTNKQVFEKLRGKSGSVVTVSILRGNVKKPIDFEITRGKIPIYSIDVAYMLRPGIGFIKISRFAGTTYEEYLSAFNALSKQGMKKLVLDLRGNGGGFLKTAVELADEFLMDGLQIVYTEGKAHPKKVYNASTRGGFEKNQLVVLIDEGSASASEIVAGALQDNDRATIIGRRSFGKGLVQDQIDLPDGSAVRLTIARYYTPTGRCIQKPYDKSLDDYYNEESERYEHGELYNADSIKVDKSKVYHTPGGKTVYGGGGIVPDVFVPLDTVKYSHSLNRLYNTGTLNTFAFEYTDQNRTQLLSTYKIAADFISNYKVSEKEIAALKNYLELKKLNIVTFTGKENGFTQILKALIGRNLFDKDAYYPILYENDTAILKAIESLK; this comes from the coding sequence ATGCCTCTTTATTTTGCGCTGGTTTTGGCTGCAGGTGTTGGCATAGGTTATTATTTTACATTTAGCTCTGCTTTGTCAGGTAAAACTGCAACTTTCCATACTAAAGGGCAAAACAACAAGATTAGCAATCTTCTGGATTATATCGAGATGCAATACGTGGATACAATAAATCGCGAACAGCTAGAGAATAAAACCATATTGTCAATGCTTAAAAGTCTTGATCCACACAGTGATTTTATACCCGCTTCCGATTTCAGTGCAGTAAACGAACCTTTAGAAGGAAATTTTGACGGTATTGGTGTTGAATTTAACATCATCAACGACACTCTAAGAGTTATTACACCAATTATTGGTGGACCTTCTGAAAAGCTTGGTATAAAAGCCGGAGACAAGATTATTAAAGTGAATGGCAAAAGTATTGCCGGCATAAAAGTAACGAATAAGCAGGTATTTGAAAAACTACGTGGAAAAAGCGGCAGTGTAGTAACCGTTAGTATACTTCGCGGTAATGTTAAGAAACCTATTGATTTTGAAATTACACGTGGAAAAATTCCAATTTACAGTATTGACGTTGCTTATATGTTGAGACCGGGAATTGGCTTCATCAAGATTAGCCGTTTTGCAGGAACAACCTATGAAGAATACCTGAGTGCTTTTAATGCACTCTCTAAACAAGGTATGAAGAAATTAGTGCTTGACCTACGCGGAAACGGCGGAGGTTTCCTAAAAACAGCAGTTGAGCTTGCCGATGAGTTTTTAATGGATGGTTTGCAAATTGTATATACCGAAGGGAAAGCTCACCCTAAAAAGGTTTATAATGCATCAACACGCGGTGGCTTTGAAAAAAACCAACTGGTTGTTTTGATTGATGAAGGCAGTGCAAGTGCCAGTGAAATTGTTGCGGGTGCTTTGCAGGATAATGATCGTGCTACTATTATTGGTCGAAGAAGCTTTGGGAAAGGACTTGTGCAGGATCAAATTGATCTTCCAGATGGTTCGGCTGTTCGCTTAACTATAGCTCGTTACTATACGCCAACGGGTCGCTGTATTCAAAAACCTTACGATAAAAGTCTGGACGATTATTACAATGAGGAATCCGAACGTTACGAGCATGGAGAACTTTATAATGCTGATAGTATTAAAGTAGATAAATCAAAAGTCTATCATACTCCGGGCGGGAAAACAGTTTATGGAGGCGGAGGTATTGTTCCTGATGTTTTTGTACCACTCGATACTGTTAAGTACAGTCATTCGCTGAACAGGTTATACAATACAGGCACATTAAATACTTTTGCATTTGAATATACTGATCAAAACCGGACACAGCTTTTAAGTACATATAAAATTGCGGCAGACTTTATTTCTAATTATAAAGTGAGTGAAAAAGAAATTGCTGCTTTAAAAAATTACCTGGAATTAAAAAAATTAAACATTGTTACTTTTACAGGCAAAGAAAACGGATTTACACAAATTTTAAAGGCGCTTATAGGGCGAAACCTTTTTGACAAAGATGCCTACTACCCTATATTATATGAGAATGATACGGCAATATTAAAAGCGATCGAATCATTAAAATAA
- a CDS encoding single-stranded DNA-binding protein, which translates to MSGVNKVILIGNLGKDPELKFLEGNIARLSFSLATTEIYKDAAGNQAEHTEWHNILLWRYLAENASKVLKKGTQVYIEGKLQTRHWVDKMGHKKNITEIIGENFQVLQKKDSTNAPINPGFESKLNINSDSKGLPY; encoded by the coding sequence ATGTCTGGGGTTAATAAAGTTATATTGATTGGAAATCTTGGAAAAGATCCTGAATTAAAATTTCTAGAGGGAAATATAGCAAGATTGAGTTTTAGTCTGGCTACTACTGAAATTTATAAAGACGCAGCTGGCAATCAGGCAGAACACACTGAATGGCACAACATCCTACTGTGGCGATACCTGGCAGAAAATGCATCAAAAGTATTAAAAAAGGGAACCCAGGTTTATATAGAGGGTAAGCTCCAAACCCGCCACTGGGTTGATAAAATGGGCCATAAAAAAAACATTACAGAAATTATTGGAGAAAATTTTCAAGTGCTTCAAAAAAAAGATAGTACCAATGCTCCCATCAATCCTGGCTTTGAATCAAAGCTCAATATTAATTCAGATAGTAAAGGGCTCCCTTATTAA